The segment GAAGTGGCGGGTGATCTGGGCTGTTCCAGTTGGTCATTGGGGCAGTGGGTGGCTCGCGTCAATCAAGGTGGCAGCTTCTCCGAACCCAAAACGCTGGCTGCCGAAACTCCCGAACAAAGGGAAAATCGCCGGCTTAAACAGGAACTTGATTACCTCCG is part of the Pedosphaera parvula Ellin514 genome and harbors:
- a CDS encoding transposase, which translates into the protein MKGKSSRRYDAEFKQNAVALVRSGRSIREVAGDLGCSSWSLGQWVARVNQGGSFSEPKTLAAETPEQRENRRLKQELDYLRRQRDILKKALAIVSDGNLPGASNS